CTGAACTCAATTGATCCCGTAAATGGCAAGCTGCATCAGCATTAGTACTGGCGATCAAtatatcatccacatacacCAAAACTACCAGAAAGTATTCACCTTATTCCTTCACAAACAAAGTATGATCTCCATGACAGGTTTCAAAACCAAAGCTCGTTAGAGTGGATTTAAACTTGAGAAACCACTGTCGTGATGCTTGCTTAAGGCATAAGTTGACTTATGCAACCGACACACTGCATTTGCCGGTACTGTTTCTCCGAGTATTTCTTCATAACCTGGTGGCAGCTTCATGTATATTTCCTCATCGAGGTCACCATTCAAGAATGCATTCAAAATGTCCAATTGATGTAAAGACCACTTCATCTTGGGTGCGAGGGAAATAATCATCTTGACTGTTGCCATCTTAGCAACAGGTGAGAATGTGACAATAAAATCAATTCCCTCTCGCTGAGTATACCCTTTAGCCACCAGTCTAGCTTTATATCTTTTAATGCTCCTATATgcatgatattttattttgaataccCATTTGCAACCTACAGCAACTTTACCAGGGGATAGATCACCTACACTCCAAGTTCTAGTTCTTATAAAAGCTCCAATCTCTTTTCCACATGCATCAACCCACACCTTATCAAGCCTAGCTTTTGAATATCGTTGCAGTATTTTCGCTTTGGTGATAATATTAGTAAATGCATAGAATGGCTCAGATAGATATGAATAAGAGATATAGGTTGCTAATGGATAAGGGGACGTTTTTGTAGAGTTACTATTAGtaagagtattattattataacaatGGAAGTCCTGCAAATGGGAAAGCAGTTTTCTCTGCCGAGTTGGTTTACAAAGGAGGAAGGTGCAGAACAGGATACTTTCATTGTTGGATAGGACTGGGGTTGAACAGTTTGTAGAAGGCTCGAAAGGAGAGGTTGCAGTGGAGTACTTTCGAACAATATTTGCTAGCTCTAATCCGACCAACATCGCAGAGGCTTTGGATAATATGTTGCCGAGAGTTACTGAGCAGATGAATACTTCCCTTACACGTCCGGTGACAGGTGATGAAATCAAGACTACAGCTTTCAGTATTAGAGGTGATAGTACACCATGAGCGGATGGCATGTCAGGTCACTTCTATCAGATGTATTGGGATACGGTTGGCCCTCAGGTGATTGAAGAGGTTCAACAATTTTTTAACTCTGAATCCTTACCTGCATAATGGAACTTCACACAGATTTGCTTAATCCCTTCGAAGATGACTGACCTGCGTCTGATAAGCTTGTGCTCAGTCTTGTATAATATTGTCTTTAATCGTCTAAAGGTTTTTCTACCGACCATTGTCTCGGATACTCAAGGAGCCTTTGTTTCTGGTCGATTGATATCTGACAACATATTGATTGCTCATGAGATAATACATGCACTCCGGAAAAATCCAAATTGTGATGAAGACTTCATGGCCATTAAGACAGATATGTCAAAGGCCTATGACCGTGTGGAGTGGAGTTTCTTGGAAGAATTGCTTATCCGACTTGGTTTTGATATCAAATGGGTCTAGTGGGTGATGAGCTGCGTCTGTTCTGTCTCTTACTCTATTCTCCTCAATGGATCACCTTATGGATACATCAAGCCTGAGAGAGGGCTTAGACAGGGAGATCCTCTATCAccctttttgtttattctctgtGCAGAAGCTCTGGTACATATTATGAATAAGGCAGAAGTGGATGGAAGGTTAACATGGATGAAAATTACCCTTTTTGCCTCGAATCAACAGGATATCTGCAGAATCAAATGGCATCGGCTGGTGTCTCCAAAGCTTGTGTGACCTCAATATAACCAGCTGTGAAGTATGGACTGATTGTCAAGCGGCCATAGCAGCTCTTCAAACACCGCATGACTGGCCAAAATATCGTTCAGAAGTGGAAAGAATCACTAGAGTAATACGGGTGATGGGGGAGATTTCTTTTAAGCGCTCTTCACCGAAAACCAATGGTTTGGCTAGGGATATTGCTTCGAGTGTTACACGGGATGAACGATTCACTTCATATTTGGCTTTAGGTGGTCCGGCGTGGCTACACAACTTGATTGAGCGTGAAAAGCATGATGGAGGTTGAGGTTTTGCCTCTTTATTGGTTGCCCTTTCTTCAGAGTTTTGTCtttcattcttgttttgtttcattctgTTCACTCCCTATCAAActcttttgttataatttatgattccagcgttaaaaataataataataatgtatttatttaataaaatttgtgattttttttgcataaaatagtgtgattcaaatttttttaacggacatatattactcaatcaatgaatataaaaagtgtgtatGCAATGTCTCACATCGCCTAGAAAAATAAGGCAACGGTTCAGaattatattacaaaagaaaccaaaatgattATGAATACGAATGAGCAGAGACTTTGATTTATCAaacattcaaatatatatatatatatatatatatatatctatgattTGGTTTGCttcggttctttattttaaatattattaactcGGTGCTACACGGATAAAACactatttcattattttgttaatactatCAATATTAGAgtaatagacatatctaattaaattaattaaactaatattatgtaaaaaaaataataaaaaaattaacaatcaaactACAATACAGTTTTAAGCACAAAATTAGCAAACAAATGCacctaaaatttttaaattctaGTCACAAATAACTTGTCAGGTTAAAATCTAGCATTTTACAATGAGACATAGGTATCTTTAAATCTACGCATCTGCTTTCTTATCATCTGCGCAGCGTAGTATGGTATCCTTTGCGTATTGGAAGGCTTGTGTCGTTGATCTACCAACGTTAAACAATCCATTAGGCTTTCCCTCCCCGATCCTTTTAGATCGTACGCTTGAGATCTTCTCCATAAACTCTTACCGTGAGGATCATCCACACCAGATAAACACAAAGCTCTAGTAGCATCACTAATAGCATACTCAGCTTGCTTCAACAACAAGTAACACTGTGCTCTATTGCTAAACAACACAACTCTATCTCGTATCATATCCAACGGACACAAATCTATNNNNNNNNNNNNNNNNNNNNNNNNNNNNNNNNNNNNNNNNNNNNNNNNNNNNNNNNNNNNNNNNNNNNNNNNNNNNNNNNNNNNNNNNNNNNNNNNNNNNNNNNNNNNNNNNNNNNNNNNNNNNNNNNNNNNNNNNNNNNNNNNNNNNNNNNNNNNNNNNNNNNNNNNNNNNNNNNNNNNNNNNNNNNNNNNNNNNNNNNNNNNNNNNNNNNNNNNNNNNNNNNNNNNNNNNNNNNNNNNNNNNNNNNNNNNNNNNNNNNNNNNNNNNNNNNNNNNNNNNNNNNNNNNNNNNNNNNNNNNNNNNNNNNNNNNNNNNNNNNNNNNNNNNNNNNNNNNNNNNNNNNNNNNNNNNNNNNNNNNNNNNNNNNNNNNNNNNNNNNNNNNNNNNNNNNNNNNNNNNNNNNNNNNNNNNNNNNNNNNNNNNNNNNNNNNNNNNNNNNNNNNNNNNNNNNNNNNNNNNNNNNNNNNNNNNNNNNNNNNNNNNNNNNNNNNNNNNNNNNNNNNNNNNNNNNNNNNNNNNNNNNNNNNNNNNNNNNNNNNNNNNNNNNNNNNNNNNNNNNNNNNNNNNNNNNNNNNNNNNNNNNNNNNNNNNNNNNNNNNNNNNNNNNNNNNNNNNNNNNNNNNNNNNNNNNNNNNNNNNNNNNNNNNNNNNNNNNNNNNNNNNNNNNNNNNNNNNNNNNNNNNNNNNNNNNNNNNNNNNNNNNNNNNNNNNNNNNNNNNNNNNNNNNNNNNNNNNNNNNNNNNNNNNNNNNNNNNATTTTACAATGAGACATAGGTATCTTTAAATCTACGCATCTGCTTTCTTATCATCTGCGCAGCGTAGTATGGTATCCTTTGCGTATTGGAAGGCTTGTGTCGTTGATCTACCAACGTTAAACAATCCATTAGGCTTTCCCTCCCCGATCCTTTTAGATCGTACGCTTGAGATCTTCTCCATAAACTCTTACCGTGAGGATCATCCACACCAGATAAACACAAAGCTCTAGTAGCATCACTAATAGCATACTCAGCTTGCTTCAACAACAAGTAACACTGTGCTCTATTGCTAAACAACACAACTCTATCTCGTATCATATCCAACGGACACAAATCTATCCCCACTGTGTAAATCTCCATCGATTCTTTAACAAAACCCAtcagaaacttcttcttcccttgtttcttcaacgatttcaccatctttcttctttcttcaagcTCTATGTCACTcataagcttctctttcttcttcctctctactTTGATCTCCCATAGATTCTCTATACTTCTATGTGCCTCCTCGCTGTTCATCTTCAAGCCACTATACTTAATCTTGTGATAATCTTGTAAAACTATCTGAGCTACTCTTTCTCCAACGATTCTATCTTCTGCTAAATCCACTAAACAATGCCCTAAAACATCAATAACTGGATACCTAACGTTTGAGTCTTTAAGAAGCAACAAAAGGGTATCTAAAGCAGTTTCTTTCCAATCATCAGACGATCTTGAAAGATCGCAAAGTCTCTCAATCACTTCCCTAACCTCACTAACTCTCTTTCTCCCCAACTCTGTTTTACAAAGAGTCTTTATCAATCCTATTCCTCCCGGAGACTTCCGGTTTACTAAACCACCCCACATGTCAATCACCTTCTTCAAGAACTCTCCTTGGCAGATTTGGTCAATAGACTTACCTCGTGACGCGAAACTATTCAATAGAAATAGAGACCAACATTGTAGTTGAATCCCCCATTCCTCTGCCTTTTGATTCTCTGTCTCTAACCCACCAAGCCCTCTCGTCAACAAGTCGCTATGATACTTTAACCTCTCGCTATCTTCAACCCCAAGAAAGCTTATGTAAACATTCTTCAAACAACTAGTAGCAATCTCCATCGAAAGCTTAACGATTTCTTCTTCGAACAAAGAAACCACTTCGAAGCTCTTCTCATGGCTAGCTAAGTGACCAAGTGCTCGAGCCGCGGCTCGCTGCTCAACCCAACTGATGTTCCCTCTCAAAAGCTCCAACAAAGCAGGAACAACAAAAGCCTTTGAATCAACCGCTCTTGCAGCCAAATCTTCTTTGTTCATAACATACGATCCGATGATATGAGCTGCGTAGTAAGGAATGAATATGTTCTGGTCTTTGAGAAGCCAAGCactgtttttgattgatttatgtATGAGTTTTGACATACACTCGAACAAACCTAGTGATGGGAACTCAGGATCGTCAGGCTCGGACATGGCTATGTTCCACAGACCACTCAAGACCAAGACATGGTCTTTTGACTCCGTACGAGGGATCTCTTTGAAAATTGCGGCGAGTTTCGATCTTCGACGGAAAGGGTTGGTCTCTTTCATGCTGCAGAAGAAACATGATGGGTTTGTGCACTGTGGTTCATCGAATTtgagcatcttcttcttctttgatttgccTTTTGGTTTTTCAAGAAGGTAACAACTAATAAatcttgaaagagaagaagacactAATCACTTATGCTTTTAAGGCCAAAAAGACCAAAtaagtttttctcttttgggttaattatattttaattgcaAACACAAAAGAGATTTTAATTCCATAAATATTCGCCGGCGTGGAAAGTTTATGGCGGCTCCTCCTCTTTTTAGCCTTTAACTTTCCACTTCAAGTTCCAAGATTATTgacttaattatataaagttataacGTAATGAATCAGAATACCGATAGACATCAATGTTTCGTGTTCTTTACCCACAATTAGGTAAACCAAGAAACCTAAAGGTTTGCGTTCACACAAACTCTAGATATAGGTAATGGAACCATGGAAAAAATCCATGGTGGTTTGGACATCATGATGTTATCAATCATGTCCAAATATAGTGAATAGTTTCATGTGCACTAAAATGGTGACAGCTAAAGACTTTTCGATGTAGTGAACCTTATGGTATGAATTATGGAACCATAGAGTTTTTGGATAGCAAACATAAATTGATGGTTAGATATTTGAGACTTTTCAAGATAAGAGAATGAGAAAGCTTAAGCATGTTTTTTATCGAATGCAAGTCCCGAGTGCGACATTACGCTTGTGGGAATAATTGATTAATGTCTTGCGTACAAATTCAAGATTTGTAATGTAAAGAGTATGGAAATTTAAAAGAGAGCAAGTGAAATTGGATTTGCGGTCCCCTCAAGAAGTAAGCCAATGAAAGTGAAGAAACTGTCCCTTAGGAAAAAATAAGTCTTTGTTTGGGTCTCAAGAAAATGCGGCTACCTAGAAAGCCTCTTTAATTATCACTAATATTTGGTCTTTACAGGTAAATTAACTACCACTAACTTGACTCATCTTTCATGTTAATCATTACTTTTCAAAGATTcgaaaatcaagaaagagaCTTTTCTAGGAAAAACACTTCAAGAGTTCAGACTAAGTTCTCGACTTGACATGTGTATGTGTGGGATAAAGTTTCTCAAGATTattaaagaaaccaaaccagAGTCTAGTGTTATGTTTAGTTTAATCACAGGTTGTTTAATCGGCGTGCTTACGGGTTTTGGATTCTTGTGCACATGAATACTCCACAAAGAAAGCTCaagaagattttgaatttttttagaataataaagGGTATACGACTCATATAGAACAAAGAAAGATAGCCTATGATACGGATCTAAGTCACATAAACTGTGCACAAACTCTGAAACCTATTCTGGTCTCAGAATTCTCAAAGAGCCAAATCCAAAGAgttagtagagagagagagagaagaatgaaGGAAATATACGATATTTTTATCTTCTAAGAGCTTTATGGACATGGTTCACCAAGCAAGAAGATAAGGCTCCTGTACAGAGAAAGAGCTTCAGTGAGAAGTTTTACACCTCTTGGTAGCCGGTTGAGGATCTTTTTCCGCATTTGATTCTTCTGATGATACCACGCCTGTAATCTCATTGATCAGCTTCCTGAAATAATCAAGCTTCTCCTCGTCCGCTTCCAACTCCTCATCATTCATCTCTTTGTCATCCATTAGAAGCTACACAACAACCATTCAAATATTTGAGCTCTCTTTCAACCAAAACATTATAATAGGAAATGATTAAGAAACAATTCTTACGTCTTCAAGGATAGGATGAAATCTTAAGCTTTTAGATGATATTGGAGAGATGTTAGTCAACAATTGCCCACCACTTTGAGTGGGAGGAATTTGAGGCACCAATAGAGGTTTGGTATGATCAGCAGGTATACATTGCACACTCGCCTCTCTCTGATTACGAGTCAACGAATCTTCAACAAGAGCATATTGTTTGCCATTTTGTATCCTTAAGTCTGGATGACAGGGAGCTATCGTTTCAGGGATCAATGTAGTCTGAGAATCTAACATCAACTGATCAACACGCTTCTTTAAACTTCTTGCTTTGATCTGTGCCTCATCAATCTTAATCAGAAGCTTTGCTAAGAAATCATCAGAACAATCTAACTCAGAAAGAAGACAATCATCTTCAGTTCCGTCTTGCTTGCCTGTAGCTTTGCGGCCTGTACCAATATCTAACATAACATCCAAGATTCATCGGCAAGATCAGACATTTAACATCAAACAAGAACCACATCATTTTGAGAAAGCAGAACAAACTGTATATAACACATATCTTACCTGAATCAAGATATTGCGATTTCACATTTACTGGCACCCGTTTCTCTGATCACAAAGTTAAAGATGACAAAGTTAGACCATTGTTTTCGAGatgaaaaaagaaagtgaaatgaAGCAAACAATAGCTGCAATGTCGATATACCGGAGTAAGAGAAAAGATTATGGTTAGACATATAAGCTGCAACATCTGTAGTCTCTTCCACtcgtttccttcttcctctcttaAAAACATTCCTCCTTTGAGTTTGTTCACGAAAAGGAATCGCTTTCCCATCAAGCCCTTCCAGTTTAGACTTCTCCAAATCAAACTGTTTACTCAAATAGTAATCTTCAACTTCTCTCTCATACCCTCTAGCTTGAGACTCAATCTCCTTAACCTTAAGCTCTATCCACTTGCATCTCCACATCAAAGACTTAGTTAGTCTCTTCCACCGCTCATCAGTCTTCTTCTTAGTCAAACCCAAAAACTGAGTCCCATCAGGCAATGGGTAATCTTTGCTCAACATAGACTGAGCTTCATCCCcatcaccaaaaccaaaatcatcagCATCACGATCACACAATGAATCACCAAAAGAActcgaagaagacgacgacaCTTCACACAAaccctcttcttcttgaaaCACATCATCTATCTGATTTAAACACTCCATGATTTCAACGTCAACGTCCTCCTCTTCACACCTAACTCCATTACCATCATCAGACTGTTGTTTCCCAGAACAATCTGAGACATCGATTTCAGATCTTGGCTTCGGTTTAAGCGCCATTAAGCCCCACCCTTCAAAAAAAGCTttcaactttcttcttctacaatcgaaaaaaacaatgaaattaGAACAAAAAGCTTTCAGCTTTCATGAAATCTAATTCTGATAAAGCAGTGAAATTGGTTCTTCTTACTGATCTCAAAGCCTAAAGAGTTGTTCAAATCCTATAACCgagaaaaaaggggaaaaagcaagaaaattTTCGCGAAAATTAAGTGATTCGATGATCTTAGAAGATAATCACACAAACCCAGAATAGATTTGGTGATCAGAATCtgttagaaagaaaaaacaaatttcttgGAGagtcttaaaccctaaaccctttgagatagagagagatgagagatgagagatgagagatgagaGATACTCACCAACTACTTCTCCGAGAGACCACCGATTACTGAATCCAAAAAAgataattttgggtttttaatcCCAATTTACTTTGGCAATGGCTgttgtaaattttgattttgatttttataattcataagtaaaaaactgttacaaaattattttttaatgttgattatatttgtattttttttcttaaattttctaaactgacatttgtaaatattcttttttcctttatttgtttatatcttttccttttggtcttcttcttttttcccatATTCTTTTATACTatctttctgtttttattttattgggaTTATTTTCTCGACACAGTTTTTGACAGTAGTGAGCAATTAATTCACTTCTGCCTAAAAGTTCAAAAATTTACTAAATGTTTCCCTTTTTTCTCTTGGTTTGAATTTGACCCATTCCACAAGTTTTGTATCCATTTTTAGTATTTAGgaatttaatacaaaataaacgATTCACCTAGTTTTACGCCAAGCATTAAAACAGAAAAGacaatttctttgtttttattcaaatatttagtcaggaaagaaacaaatataaagttaattcATCACAGTaaataacagagaagaaaccaaaacacataaaaaaattttaaaaataaacaaaacgagaattttcataaattaaaacgaaaaagtTGGCATTATTTACTAAACAATAAAGATATTTCCGACAGTTGAGatactgttttcttttcttttttttgcataaGACCAAACAGCTTTTGTATgattaagagaaaataaaattaaaaactgtttctttatataggTTGCAGTTCCTGCTCAGCCACTATGACTTGTTCATCCACAGGTTTGTATGGTATTGATGTTTGTTTCCGTTTCCATATCAACCAAGCTCCATAAGCTGATAACCCCATAATTACAGCGATTATCCCAACCACGATCACGACAATGCTGCTGTTCGTCCTAAATATGAAAGGAAAAGACTTCTATTTTATGAGACAACGAGTGATAGTCTTTTTACTAGGGTTAAGAATGAAAATGGCGCATACCGTTTTCTTGGAGGTTCGAGTTTGTAATTAACCAGCTGATAGTTCCCA
The Camelina sativa cultivar DH55 chromosome 6, Cs, whole genome shotgun sequence genome window above contains:
- the LOC104699022 gene encoding uncharacterized protein LOC104699022; translation: MLKFDEPQCTNPSCFFCSMKETNPFRRRSKLAAIFKEIPRTESKDHVLVLSGLWNIAMSEPDDPEFPSLGLFECMSKLIHKSIKNSAWLLKDQNIFIPYYAAHIIGSYVMNKEDLAARAVDSKAFVVPALLELLRGNISWVEQRAAARALGHLASHEKSFEVVSLFEEEIVKLSMEIATSCLKNVYISFLGVEDSERLKYHSDLLTRGLGGLETENQKAEEWGIQLQCWSLFLLNSFASRGKSIDQICQGEFLKKVIDMWGGLVNRKSPGGIGLIKTLCKTELGRKRVSEVREVIERLCDLSRSSDDWKETALDTLLLLLKDSNVRYPVIDVLGHCLVDLAEDRIVGERVAQIVLQDYHKIKYSGLKMNSEEAHRSIENLWEIKVERKKKEKLMSDIELEERRKMVKSLKKQGKKKFLMGFVKESMEIYTVGIDLCPLDMIRDRVVLFSNRAQCYLLLKQAEYAISDATRALCLSGVDDPHGKSLWRRSQAYDLKGSGRESLMDCLTLVDQRHKPSNTQRIPYYAAQMIRKQMRRFKDTYVSL
- the LOC104791234 gene encoding uncharacterized protein LOC104791234 — translated: MALKPKPRSEIDVSDCSGKQQSDDGNGVRCEEEDVDVEIMECLNQIDDVFQEEEGLCEVSSSSSSSFGDSLCDRDADDFGFGDGDEAQSMLSKDYPLPDGTQFLGLTKKKTDERWKRLTKSLMWRCKWIELKVKEIESQARGYEREVEDYYLSKQFDLEKSKLEGLDGKAIPFREQTQRRNVFKRGRRKRVEETTDVAAYMSNHNLFSYSEKRVPVNVKSQYLDSDIGTGRKATGKQDGTEDDCLLSELDCSDDFLAKLLIKIDEAQIKARSLKKRVDQLMLDSQTTLIPETIAPCHPDLRIQNGKQYALVEDSLTRNQREASVQCIPADHTKPLLVPQIPPTQSGGQLLTNISPISSKSLRFHPILEDLLMDDKEMNDEELEADEEKLDYFRKLINEITGVVSSEESNAEKDPQPATKRCKTSH